A genome region from Carya illinoinensis cultivar Pawnee chromosome 2, C.illinoinensisPawnee_v1, whole genome shotgun sequence includes the following:
- the LOC122294390 gene encoding NDR1/HIN1-like protein 12, translated as MTEEFRCRQHKRPRQVLFTCITIFLLLVGATALTLWLVYSPHNPQFKIISTAIYELNCSGTQLVTTNMQFTIVTRNPNKRVSIYYDSLSVSVWYRNQAITPHVMLPPFFLKHHRTVTMSPVVGGGDIPMSVEVANGLVMDEAYGVMRLSLVLLGRLRWKAGAIKTAHRGIYVKCDLLLGLKKGFLGQVPLLGSPAGCKVDI; from the coding sequence ATGACCGAAGAATTCAGATGCCGGCAGCACAAGCGTCCTCGACAAGTTCTCTTCACATGCATCACTATCTTTCTCCTCTTAGTTGGTGCAACGGCCCTTACACTTTGGCTAGTCTACAGCCCCCACAACCCTCAGTTCAAGATCATCAGCACCGCCATCTACGAGCTCAACTGCTCGGGAACGCAGCTCGTCACCACCAACATGCAGTTCACGATCGTCACAAGAAACCCAAACAAGCGCGTCTCCATTTACTATGACAGTCTTTCAGTTTCTGTATGGTATAGAAACCAAGCCATAACGCCCCATGTGATGCTGCCTCCGTTTTTCCTCAAGCACCACCGCACCGTGACAATGTCgccggtggttggtggtggtgaTATACCGATGTCGGTGGAGGTGGCAAATGGGTTGGTGATGGATGAGGCGTATGGGGTCATGCGGTTGAGTTTGGTGTTGCTGGGGAGGCTGAGATGGAAGGCTGGAGCTATAAAGACTGCGCATCGTGGGATTTATGTTAAATGTGATCTCTTGTTGGGCTTGAAGAAAGGTTTTCTTGGTCAGGTTCCCTTGCTTGGATCTCCAGCTGGATGCAAAGTagatatatga